From Mustela erminea isolate mMusErm1 chromosome 1, mMusErm1.Pri, whole genome shotgun sequence, a single genomic window includes:
- the TMIE gene encoding transmembrane inner ear expressed protein, whose protein sequence is MARRRRGAGPLWALGLCLARVAGQLVEPSTAPPKPKPPPLTKETVVFWDMRLWHVVGIFSLFVLSIIITLCCIFNCRVPRTRKEIEARYLQRKAAKMYTDKLETVPPLNELTEIPGEDKKKKKKKDSVDTVAIKVEEDEKNEAKKKKGEK, encoded by the exons ATGGCGAGGCGGCGACGGGGCGCGGGGCCCCTCTGGGCGCTGGGGCTCTGCCTCGCGAGGGTCGCCGGGCAGCTGGTGGAG CCCAGCACGGCCCCGCCCAAGCCCAAGCCGCCCCCGCTGACCAAGGAGACGGTGGTGTTCTGGGACATGCGCCTCTGGCACGTGGTGGGCATCTTCTCACTCTTCGTGTTGTCCATCA TCATCACTCTGTGCTGCATCTTCAACTGCCGCGTGCCCCGGACCCGGAAGGAGATTGAAGCCCGCTACTTGCAGCGGAAGGCCGCCAAGATGTACACGGACAAACTGGAGACGGTGCCCCCCCTCAATGAGCTCACGGAGATCCCTGGAG aggataagaagaagaagaagaagaaggacagTGTGGACACCGTGGCCATCAAGGTAGAGGAGGATGAGAAGAACGAAgccaagaagaagaaaggggagaaatga